The following coding sequences lie in one Miscanthus floridulus cultivar M001 chromosome 9, ASM1932011v1, whole genome shotgun sequence genomic window:
- the LOC136479709 gene encoding uncharacterized protein — protein sequence MPTRLDGQEHILVSPDPEGIGFVSPDPEGAGSVSPDLEGVGSVSPDLEGAGSITPDPEGAGSVSPDLEGAGSVTPDPEGAGSVSPDPKGVDSITSDPEGEGSVSPDPSGVDFVSPDPEGTGSITPDPEAAGSVSSDPEGAGSILSDLEGTGSVSPDPSGMDFASSDPSKEDSASPDEGPYSLQPL from the coding sequence ATGCCAACTCGCCTAGATGGTCAAGAGCATATTTTGGTCTCACCCGACCCTGAAGGTataggcttcgtctcgcccgaccctgagggtgcgggctccgtgtcgcccgacctcgagggcgTAGGCTCCGTGTCTCCCGACCTCGAGGGCGCAGGCTCCATCAcgcctgaccccgagggcgcgggctccgtgtcacccgacctcgagggcgcgggctccgtcacgcctgaccctgagggcgcgggctctgtctcgcctgatcccaagGGCGTGGACTCCATCACGTCTGACCCCGAGGGtgagggctccgtctcgcccgacccctcgggcgtGGACTTTGTCTCACCAGAccccgagggcacgggctccaTCACACCTGACCCCGAGGCGGCGGGCTCTGTCTCGTCTGACCccgagggtgcgggctccatcttgtCTGACCTTGagggtacgggctccgtctcgcccgacccctcgggcatGGACTTTGCCTCATCAGACCCCTCGAAggaggactccgcctcacccgacgaggGTCCGTACAGCCTCCAACCGCTATAG
- the LOC136479710 gene encoding glycine-rich protein DOT1-like: MADIHNGTKADNHNGTKALISTYGTKAHTTTYGTKADNETAGDGGGLGLGSGRERQARGPPEGRPGAATSPCSTETGKGGRARPRQPLRRGGAALVRDGGAWVDRRAAAGVRSGGEAVRGGGAGRTGVHVRRVGHAGGRRLAEGRVGEVRDGGGGGTGRPGCAHGGGAAGGQGSWQTAHAAAKRAARRAAAGCSAAVVEARGPAGAGAWGGRCGFDRDFFLTRFRSGIWAGGPI, from the exons atggccgacattcacaacggcacgaaggccgacaaccacaacggcacgaaggccctcatatcaacttaTGGCAcaaaggcccacacaaccacatacggcacgaaggctgacaacgaga cagccggcGATGGGGGCGGCCTGGGCCTGGGGTCGGGGCGGGAAAGGCAGGCGAGGGGGCCGccggagggccggccgggggcggcgacctccccttgctcgacGGAGACGGGGAAGGGAGGCAGGGCGCGACCTCGGCAGCCACTTAGGCGTGGTGGGGCGGCGCTGGTGAGGGACGGCGGCGCATGGGTGGACAGGCGCGCAGCGGCGGGCGTGCGAAGCGGAGGCGAGGCGGTGCgtggtggaggcgcggggcgAACGGGCGTGCATGTGCGGCGCGTGGGGCACGCGGGCGGCCGGCGCCTAGCGGAGGGGCGCGTCGGCGAGGtgcgcgacggcggtggtggaggcacgGGGCGGCCGGGGTGTGCGCACGGCGGTGGGGCGGCGGGGGGCCAGGGCTCGTGGCAGACGGCGCACGCGGCGGCCAAGCGCGCAgcgcggcgcgcggcggcggggtgctcggcggcggtggtggaggcgcgggggCCGGCCGGAGCAGGCGCGTGGGGAGGGAGATGTGGTTTCGATCGGGATTTTTTTTTGACAAGATTTCGATCGGGAATTTGGGCTGGCGGCCCGATTTAG